The Apium graveolens cultivar Ventura chromosome 6, ASM990537v1, whole genome shotgun sequence genome contains a region encoding:
- the LOC141664425 gene encoding putative F-box protein At3g16210, translating to MITLKFMIPIKTPLSYNYDGGVIYIWNPATRRFKILPSPNKEFSNVRAFVGLDFDPICNDYKILRIVFRRLVSSFGQRLLQAELYSANADSWKEIPISESLREFHPFSTKIVHAKTGVLYLESHTELLAFDLHREVFQLYPLPKLCQIVRSRVLDYEGNVTMIFESIDKSVSLYMLDDAMSWTKMFSFEDDLKLIWVGHYLGNGHFVANTYRTYDHKIRETKLNLLQFPIDGMKGPVKYSESLVSLDGFQEQDLRGAQFDIDLSPRRKEVLDVVEEYVKKKITGDCGDRDVRALRMIREYLYGTCPLTILQ from the exons ATGATTACATTGAAGTTCATGATACCCATCAAGACTCCGTTAAGCTACAATTATGATGGTGGTGTTATATACATTTGGAATCCGGCAACTAGACGGTTCAAGATACTTCCTAGTCCTAACAAAGAATTTTCCAATGTAAGGGCTTTTGTAGGGTTAGATTTTGATCCTATTTGCAATGACTACAAAATTCTCAGGATTGTGTTTAGACGTCTTGTTTCTTCTTTTGGCCAACGACTGCTACAAGCTGAGCTGTACTCAGCAAATGCTGATTCTTGGAAAGAGATTCCAATTTCTGAATCACTAAGAGAATTCCATCCTTTCTCGACGAAAATTGTTCATGCTAAAACCGGGGTTTTGTATTTGGAAAGTCACACAGAACTACTGGCGTTTGATTTGCACAGAGAGGTGTTTCAACTCTACCCGTTACCCAAATTGTGTCAAATTGTAAGATCACGAGTTCTGGATTATGAAGGTAACGTTACTATGATCTTTGAATCCATTGATAAATCGGTTAGTCTATATATGTTAGACGATGCGATGTCTTGGACTAAAATGTTCAGTTTTGAGGATGATTTAAAATTAATCTGGGTTGGTCATTATTTGGGTAATGGCCACTTTGTTGCTAATACATACCGTACTTATGACCATAAAATCAGAGAGACTAAGTTGAATCTTCTTCAATTTCCAATTGATGGAATGAAAGGCCCTGTCAAGTACAGCGAGAGTCTTGTTTCCCTCGACGGGTTTCAAGAACAAGATTTAAGAG GTGCACAGTTTGACATTGATCTGAGTCCTAGAAGAAAAGAGGTACTGGATGTAGTCGAGGAATATGTTAAAAAGAAAATCACAGGGGATTGTGGTGACAGGGATGTTAGGGCTCTGCGGATGATTCGTGAATACTTGTATGGTACCTGCCCTTTGACTATACTACAATAA